The nucleotide sequence GTTTTCAATCTCCTCGTTGACGTCTATGACCTCGTACAACCCCATTCGGCCCTTATAGCCGCCGGGATTTTGCTTACTGTCATGACCTTTATACAAAGTATAAGCTTTTTCACCGGCCAGAGGCAAATTGTCGTAACCCAGATCCTGGGCCGCCTGGGCGGCGTCTTCTTTGGTTTTGGGCAGCAAGCGGCCCAATGTCTCCTGGATGGACTTGGTCTCGGCGTCGTTAGACTGATATTCTTCCTTGCCGCCTTCGTCTATGCGCCTGACTAGCCGCTGGCCAATGACGGTATTAACCGTACTGGCGATCAAAAACGGTTCGATGCCCATATCCAACAAACGCGGCAACACGCCCGAAGCCGAGTTGGTATGAAGAGTTGAAAATACCAAATGCCCGGTCAGCGCGGCTTGAACTGCCAGCTGGGCGGTCTCTTTGTCCCTAATCTCCCCGACCAGCACCACGTCCGGGTCCTGACGCAAAATAGCCCGCAGCCCGGAAGCAAAGGTCAGACCGACATCAGAGTTGACTTGAATTTGATTAACCCCACTCATCTTGTACTCCACCGGATCTTCCAGCGTAACGATGTTTATCTCGTCGGAAATAATTTCCTGTATCAAGGCATACATTGAAGTTGACTTACCTGATCCAGTCGGACCGCTGGTTAAGACCATGCCGTTGGGTTGTTTGATACCTTCTCGAATCGTTCTTAGGGCCCGGCCGCGATAACCCATGTCCTCTAACTTGAGGCTGACTCCGGATTTATCCAGCAGCCTAATGACAACCTGCTCTCCCCAGACCACCGGCGAGATAGCAATTCTTAAGTCAACTTCCTTTTCGGCTACCAAAATATCAAACTGGCCGTCTTGGGGTACCCGGTGCTCGTCAATTTTGAGCGAACTGAGAATTTTAACCCGAGAAACCAATGCCGGCTCAATTGATTTGGGCAACCGCATGATTTCTCTTAAAACACCGTCAATCCGGGCTCGGATCTTAACGTCGGTTGGCATGGGCTCAATATGGATGTCGGACGCGCCCGATTTGGCGGCATAGTCCAAAATAGTCGTCAGTGCCCGGCTAATCGGCGAGTCTTGGACGATTGTTTTGATGTCTTTGTCTTTTTTCTTATCGCTTTTGTGCTCGTCCTCGGCTTGATCGGCAGCTTTTTCTTCAGCTCCCAAAGCGGCGGATATGCCTTCATCCAAACCGACGTGATACTGGGCCAAAATTCCCTTTATACCTGTTTCGGACGCCAGATATACCTTCAGCGGACGGCTGATTTTATTCGATAAGAAATCCACTGCTTGAACATTATTGGCGTCTAGCATCGCCACCACTAACCTGTTATTCATCTCTCCCAGCGGAACGGCCATAAAACGTTCGGCGATATCTTTTGGCACGAGATTTAGAACTTTTGGGTCGATCGCCGCTTCTGATAAGTTCACGTAGGGCACGTTGGTGACGTTGGCGAGGGTTTTTGTCAGCTGTTCGTCGTTTAAGACGCCCTTTTTAATCAATAACTGAAACAACGGTTCTTTGGCCTTGGCGGCTTCGTCTTTATAGGAGGCCAGGTCTTCGTCGGCAATTAAACCAGCTGAAACCAAGGCTTCCTCAACCTGTTGCTGGTTTTCCGTCGAGAGGACACTCATATTGCCGAGAATTTAGTCGTTACTCTCAACAAACGGGGTATTGGTACCGTCGTCGCCAATCCGAATTAGTTCTGTCGGGTTTAAGGCTTCGTCATTGAATATATTGTCACTGGGAACACCAAACTCAGCGCTGATTGGGTTGATGACTTCCACTTCCGTCGAGCGGTTGGCGTCGGTGTTAATAATGGCATTACCCAAAAAGTAAGAAGCCACTAAACTGATGCTTACGACCAAAATTACGACGGCAATGTCACCTTGTTTGATCATTGGACTACCTTTGTCTCCGTGCCGATATCGGCCTTAGGTTGAAAATATGTTGAGATCGCGATGTCCGCCGTAATGGCTTGATCGGTACCGGAGATTGACAAAGCCCGAACCTGGAAGGGCCGGATGCTCCTATCAAGGTTGTCCACGAACTTTTTGAGGCTGTCGTAGCTACCGGCTACGCTGATGGAAAAGGCCATCTCAAACGGCGAGGGCGTAACTGCCGTGCCGGGTGCTTCATTGCTTTGATCAGTTCCGGCAAAGCCAGTCAGCTCCAGACCGCTACGCTTGGCAATCGAGTTAACTGACGTGACCAGCGCGGCGTAATCGTAGGTGCTCGGCAGAGCGTCTAGTATTTCACTAGACTTGACGCCGCTGGCTTCAAAAACAGAAAATTGCGCAGTCAATTCATCGGCATTGATTAGATTCTGCCTAAGCGTTACCTTGGCCAGGTTCTTCTCTTTGATAACCCGGCTGTTATAACCCCTCAAATCCCACAAAAAATTAACAGTAACAATCGAGAACGACACGACAATGGACGCGATTACTACACTAGTCAAGACCGTCGATTTAGCTTTTTCTATGGCTTGGCGCTTGGTCGAGAAGATAGCTAATTTCATCTCAGTTTTGCCCCTCTTCGCTCGGCGCCGCAAATAAGCCAGTCGGTCTTTCCTTGACCGAGTTACTGGTCGTGATTTTAGGAACGCTCAGTTTAGCGCCGGTCTTGGTGTTATCAAACAAAACCGGGTCAAACTTCAGGACAATCTTAAAAGTATTTCTATCTTCTTCAACCGAAAATTCTAAAATCACGCTGGTAAGTGGCTTGATGACTTCTGGCGCGCCGTCAAAAGTGAATTCGGCATTCTTTAAGGTGTCGACAAAAACATTGACGGCGTTGGCGTCGGGACCGCTGCCATTAATTTCCGCCCCGGCTTCACCCTCAGCACCAAATAGCGCGTTCTCGGAGGTACCGCCAAAGAAAAAGTCGACTTTGATTAATGAAATGTCTTTCGGTATTAACGTATTGAGGTAATCGAATAAACGCTGAGCCGCCGGTTTCTGATCGTGCAGGCTCGGCAAAGCCTCAATCTGTTTTTGAATGGTCACTATCTTGTCTAGGTCCGGTTTTGACTGAAGTTGGGCCAACGCTTCATCTATCTCGCTTTGGGTATTTGACCGTTCCAGCCGTTGGTATCCGAAGACAAAAATGGCTAACAGAATAGCGACGGTCACAAACAGCAGGCTGGTTATTATTGAACCTACCATCAATAGCCGTTTCAGCCGTTGGGTCTGTAAATACTCCTTTTTGATGTCAGGTAGGAGGTTGAGACTAATCATATCGATGCTCTTTCGGCTAAACCGACCGCTACGGAAAAATGATTGGATAGCGCGATCAAATCATTGTGCTTCGATTGTGGGTAGGACACATTTAGCCAGGCGTTGCCGATTTCCACTTGGAGGCCAACCTTGTTGGCCAGATGAAGCGGAAACCCGGGCAGGGTCGCCGCGCCGCCGGAAACGATGATTTTATCCAGCTTGACGCCGCCGTATCGCGCGTCAAAGTATTTGATTGATTTTTGAACCTCGCTGACCACGCTGTCGATCGTGCCCTCCAGAGCCCTATAGATCTGACCCTCGAGCTTGTCCTGGTTTAGGCCGAACTTATAAACAAATTGGGTTGCCTGCTTTTCGTCAACGTTGAGATTCTGCTGAGCCGCCTTAACAAACGTCGAACCGCCAGTCGGAATAGAGCGTACCAGCCGTGGATTGCCGCCATAATTAATAACCAAATCAGTAGCTCTATCGCCGATGTCGACAATCAGCCCGGCCCCAGTCGAACCCAGCGGCAATAGCGAGCGGCAAAGCGCTAAACCGTCGGGCTCGAGCGCCACGACGTTAAGACCAATCCCCTCAAGCAGATCAAGCCGGCCCTCGGCAAAGGAGTTGGATACGGCCGAGATCAGAACCTCTACTTTGTCCTGACCGGTCGGGGAATCGCCCAGCACTGCCCAGTCGACTTTGGACTCACTTATGGACATCGGGATGTGTGTCTCCAATTGGTATTGGATAGTTTTCTCTAGTTCATGTTGGGCTAATTTGGGAAAATCAACCACCGTGGCAAACATCTTATTAGAAGGTATTCCCACCACGACTTCCTTTACGCCCACACCCGTTTGCTTGACTGCCTGGGCAATCACGTCGGCTAGTCGCTTTTGGTCGCTGGCGGAATCGCTCTCAGCTGTTTTGGCGTCAATCGGCACGCTGCCATAACGAACCAAGCTCTTGGTTCCGCCGCCACCCCGCAGTTGGACAATCCGAACAGCCGTCGTCCCGATGTCTAGGGCAAAAAATTCACTAAAACCAAGTAAGCTCTTGAGGTTCATCTTCTTCCGTATTTTAGCATAAGCTTTTTATCCCACCCATCTTTAAATACTTACCTAAAACACCGGAGGTAGATCTCTGACTGATTGAGTCTCGAGCGCATTCGGATCGCCTAATAAAAGTGGGGGGTTGGCGTATAGCTCGGGGCCAAAGCGGAATATCTCGGCATGGCCGGTTCGGAGTACGCCTCGGAGTACGCCCTGACGGGTTCGGTTCAAAATCAGTTGCTTGGCAATGACGGCTCCTCTGATTTCTAGCCGGTTGTTACACAAACCGGTAGACAGTGTGTTGATCTCTGCACCACTGACTTCTACGCAAGTGTGAATGAAGCCGCCGCCACCACTAGGCGGCACAGTTTCGTCAAACAATGACACGTATAGCCCATCCAGCCGGGTGACGTCCCGCTCGATATAGATATTGCCCCGGACAATCAAGGCAAAGGCCGGTCCGCTGATCGAACCATTGTTGCTGCTAAAACCGCTCTGGTTATATTCAATATTGCCCCTTATCTGAACATCGCCGCTAATAATTATGGTGGTGCGTCCGTTTATCGTCCAGCCGCTGTTGCGTCCTAGTTTAAAATTAGAATTCGGATCGGACTTATTGATAAAGTACTGACCGGTTGGAGGCACGCTAGTGTAAGCGTTGGGAGCGGTCTGGGTTAAGCTATCGCTCTTATCTAAGTAGTTAAATAGGTCGTAAATACAAAGTGGGCTAGCACCAAGGTTGCCCAGCGGTCCGGTGTTAGCAAACGTCAAAGCCGTGCCGGTGGGATTACCGAGCGTGCCAAACTGGTTAATGTCGCCCAGGCTCATGGCAGCCAAGTCGCCATAGGCGCCAACGCCGCCGTGTTCAAACCCGCGGATGCCCGCCTGGCCCATGGTTGTAACGCCAGAGCAATCCAGCGGATCAGACGCTGGATTGGTTCGATTAGCGTTGGCAAAAACCCCGCCCGACCAAATGTCATTGTTGGCAATTCTAAAATAAGGCGCTTCTTTAATAAGAATGCAGACGTCGTCAAAAATCCAAGCCGGCCCGTCTTCGTCGTCCGTTGTGTTGTCGGTGTTGTCTTCCGTAGCTGAGCCCGGTGGCCCGCCGGCCGGTCGAACGATGCCGATAAAGCACACTTCGTCTCCGGGCCGGGCGTTACTATTAACCTCGTAGGTTACTCCTCTGATCCGGCTTTGGCCGGGATCCAGCCCCGATTGGTCCCAGACCGCGCCCATGGTGGTGTTATCTATTGAACTGGCGCTGGGCTGAGATCGACTAACAATCCTGAGGATATTTTGAGCGGTTGCGCGCCAGTTGTTTCCGCCACTAACCTGAACTCTATGCTCGTACCTATCGCCCGAAATTTCACCATTATTAATAACCTCGCTATCGACTGTGAACCTATCCCCCGGAAACAATACCGAACTACTATTTACGCCCCTAAGTTGAATATCGTAATCCCACGCCCCGCTTACCGGGCATAAGATCCGATAGTTAATTGAGTCATATGGCAATCGGAACTGAATACCGTTAGTTTTCTTGACGTTATACCAAGTCCATTCGTAAACGAAACCTTTCTGCACCGTTATCTCGGCCCAGCCATTTGGACTACCGGGTATACCATTGCCTAACCAGCCACTAGTAGCATTAAAATTGTTAGTGCCGCTGTAATCCATAAACCAAGTCTGGTTAACGCTACCATCGCTGCGCCGTAACTCTCGTACTTCCATTCTATAGTTACTATTGTTCTGAATTGTTGCACCATTAATACCAGCGCGGTCATCATCAAACCATTCCAGCCTCACGTCTACTGGATCGGTTACGTCGCAATCCGGTGCGAACCCCAAATTAAAATCCGTCAAGGTATCATTCGTGCCGTTCCTGTCTTGAAAAGCAAATTTAGCGTTACCGTTGTCTCTGGTGCCAATGGCTTCTGCCCCCGGAGCTCGGACTTTAAAGGCATTGACACCGCCGACTCCGGCCGTATCAACCCTCAACTCGACCACATAATAGCCGTCGTAGGCCTTCTTGCCGCCTGTATTAATTTGCTCCAGCTGGTTTCTGGGAAAGGTTAAATCAACCGGCTGGCACTGCGCGTTGCCTACTTGGCCCCAATCCCTACTGGAGTATGAATCCAATAAAGTTGCAGTATCCGTAACGTCATTGCCGCTTACTTTATACACATTGAAGACTGTCGGGGCATACACGTCGGAATCAATATCTCCTGATCCGATCGCGCCAGAACAGACGTCAGGATGCAGTAATCGTACGGTTTGTGGTCCGATTATGCTTGGTGGAAAGTAAATTCTGACCCTAGAGCTCGGGGCGTCCAGACCATTACCCGCACCATAATTAGCTACCAGCATCCAAACGTCGCCACCGCCATTACCCGACGGACTGGCGCCTGGTACAAAATTATTCGGTTCGGGCATTCGGTTGGTAACCGAAAAAGCCCCTTGAGCGTAAGCTTGATCGTGGTTGAATACTGCCCAGGCAAGGACAGTCATCAGTAATAAGATTACGGTTTTGATATGGCTCGTGACTAATTGATAGGTCATAAAGACTCCAACTGCGAATCGATTAGTTCGACTTCAGCGGTCTCGACTTTAGCCCCGTAGACTGACTTGGCTTTTTCCAGATAGGTTCGAGCATTTGTTTTGTCGTTTAGATTAATGTAACAAAGCGCTATCATTTTTAAAATTGATGGCTCGTTAGGGTCGGCTGTTTCTTTTTCCCGATAAATTTCAAGTGCTTCTTTATACTGCGCATTATTAAAATAGGCTATGGCAAGAGCTAGTTCAGCATTTTCTCGGTTTTCTTCGTTAACATGAGCTACCGTGTTTTCCAGATCGTTAACATTAATTTGTTCAGCCGTCAGCGGCCCGGTGGCGGGCGGATCATTTTTAAGCCAGTAGTAACCGGCGATCGCTCCCACCACGAGGATAACCGCTCCTAAAACCAATCGTAGTTTCTGCTGGGACACACCGACTGAGCCAAACGTCCCCTGATCTTGGACTTCGGCACTTTTAGCGGCTGGTTTATCGCTTTTTTTCTTTCGGGGCATGTTGATGCTAACGCTTATGTTAACAACATACGCTAATTACTTCTCTAAATCAATCTGTTTCTGTACGATATTTGTATGAGTTTATCGATCGGCATCGTCGGCTTGCCTAACGTCGGCAAGTCCACCCTATTTAACGCCCTGACAAAAAATGACATATTAGCGGCTAATTATCCGTTTGCCACAATCGAGCCTAACACCGGCATTGTGCCTATTCCCGACGAGCGGCTAGTTAGTCTGGCCGGCCTTTACGACTCAGCCAAGATTACGCCAGCCGTCATTAAATTCGTCGACATCGCCGGCCTGGTGGCCGGTGCCAGTAAAGGTGAGGGCCTGGGCAATCAATTTTTAAGCCACATCAGAGAAGTTGACGCCATATTGATGGTCATCAGAGTGTTTAAAAGCGCCGATGTCAAACACGTTGAGAATTCGGTTCATCCTCAAAGAGATGTCGCAATTATTCTGACTGAGCTCGTACTGGCCGATCTGCAAACCGTCAATAAACGACTGCCGACCCTAGACAAGGAATCCCAATCAAATACCAAGTTAAAGGCGGACGTCGAGCTACTTATCCGGGCTAAGGAACTACTCGACGCCGACCAGGCGCTCAATCGGCATCCTGACTTTGTAAATAAAGCCATCCAGTCTGACAATTTTCGTCAGCTTCAACTGCTGACAATTAAGCCAATTATCCATGTATTCAACGTGGATGAGGCTGATTTAACAGATATGAACAAACAACATGAACTGAACAAGTATATTGTTCAAGATAAAGCTTTGTACGTTAATGCCGACATGGAGTCGGAGCTTAAAGATTTACCAGAAAATGAAGCCAAAGAGCTATTAAAAAGCGTCGGAGTCGACGAGCCTGGCTTAGATAAGCTGGCCAAAACTGCGTATTCCACACTCGGCTTGCAAAGCTTTTTAACGGCTGGGCCAAAGGAGGTCCGAGCATGGACAATTTCAGCCGGGTCTACGGCCTGGCAAGCTGCCGGGGTCATCCACGGCGACTTTCAACGCGGCTTTATCGCCGCTGACGTTGTTGATTTAAATGATCTTGTCGCGGCCGGAACGTGGCCACAGGCAAGAGCTCATGGTAAGGTCAAAACTGAAGGTAAAACCTACATTATGCAGCCAAACGACGTTGTGGAGTTCAAATTTAATGTCTAGGCCAACTGTAGCTTGGCTTCGTGCTGAGGGTTTGATTATTTTGTTAGCCAGCTTGTTTGTCTACGCTGAGCTGGGTGGCCACTGGCTTTGGTTTGGGGCCCTCATCTTTAGTTTTGACGCCTCTATGGTGGGATATCTAAAGAATGACAGGCTAGGCGCCCTGACATACAACATCGGACATAGCTTGATCCTGCCTCTAATTTTGGCGGCTGCTAGCTGGCAACTAAACGAAGATCTGTGGCTCAAGTTCTCGGTTATATGGCTGGCCCATATTGGGCTCGATCGTTCGTTAGGTTATGGTTTAAAGAGCTTCGACGGATTCAAGTACACTCATCTGGGAACAATCTCTCAAAGCGACCGCAGCAAGTAAAATCTTTCCCTGTTACCTTTGGCTCCGCTGATCTCTGAGTCGGCTTTGCCGACGATAGAAAACTTATTTCTCACCCATTCCTCAAATTCTTTGAGGATTTGCCGTCTGATGGCGTCGTTTTTGATTACACCTTTGTGCTTGTAACGGCCGCCGGCCTCAAACTGAGGCTTGACCATGGCCAGAATTTGGGAGTTAGGAACTAGAAGTTTGGAGATAGCAGGTAGTACCTGGCGCAAACTTATGAAAGACACGTCAATCAGCACTAAATTGATTATTTGATCTGTCTGGAAGTCCCGAATATCGGTCTTTTCATGCAGTTCGACCCGTTTATCGGCGCGCAAAGTCGGATGAAGTTGATTAGTACCGACATCGACGGCTATAACTAATTTGGCACCATGTGCGAGGGCATAGTCAGTAAACCCGCCGGTGGAACTGCCGACATCAAGCACTATTTTGTCCTTAAAATCTACGTTTAGTTTCTCGACGGCCGACGCCAGCTTGAATGCCGCGCGGGAGACATACTGCTCGCCGCTTACGGACAGTTTGTCTGTTGCCTTTATCGGTTGGCCGGCTTTGTCCGCCGGCCGGCGATTAACCTTGACCCTCCCCAGCTTGATATATGATTCGGCCTGCGAGCGGCTCATTAACAGTTTGCGCTTAACCAGCTCCACATCCAGTCGTTGCCTTGGTCTATTTTGCTTATTCATATCTGTTAATCTAAGTTTCTCAAGAAAGTTAGAATCTGCTTTCCTCGCTTCGTTATATAAATTTGGATAGTAGGACCCTTAAACTCTTTAGCAATTAAGCCCGACCGATGCAGACGCTGCAAGTGCATATTTAACGTTTTGTAATGCATCGGTACATTATCCTGTATTTCATCAATGTAGAGTGGGCTCTTTCTGGCCAGTGCCAGCAGAACTGCTACGCGCTTAGCATTAGCCACGCCCTTTGCTATATCTTCAACTTTAATTATTGTTGCGTTATTCATAACTAGACTTTCTGACTTTCTCAAGAAAGTTAGAAACTTATGTACAGCATACAACGATGAATGTCGTCAACCATGAACGTTTTCGGGGTCAAGAAAATACAAAACTTAAAAACTATTTGGCGCGTTCGACATAGGAACCATCCCTGGTGTCAACCAGTATTGTCTCGTTATTTTTAATAAACATTGGGACCTGCAATTTATGGCCAGTCTCCAATGTAACTTCTTTTTGGACGGTCGATTGCGTATCACCCTTTACAACTTCTGGAGCAGAGACTATCTTAAGCGGTACCTTGACTGGTAACTCCAACCCGATCACTTTGGCGTCATACAGCTGAATTTGAACACTAACGCCCTCGGGCAAAAAACCGAGCGAGTCCCGAGTGATATCAATCGGCACTTCGAACTGTTCATAGGTGTTAGCATCCATAAAATGCGCGGTGTCGGTGTCGGCATATAAAAACTGGACCTTTCTCCTCACAATATCGGCGGCTTCGACTTTTTCATTCCCTTTGTAAGTTTTATCTAGCACGCGGCCATCTTTGAGGCTTTTAATCTTAACATTAACGATCGAGCCTCCCCGACCCATTACCTTCTGGGCATAGTCGACTATCTGATAGGGTACGCCATCAACGTCAATGACGATTCCCTTTTTTAATTCGGTAATCCCGTACACCAGCTGCCTATCTGACAACAAAGGGCAGGAGTGCCAAATGTCGGGCTTTTTTAATGGCTCGAGCCAATTGTTTTTGTTGTTTTTCATTTAAACCGGTCTTTTTGCGACTCTCAATCTGCCCAAACTGGTTAATGTATCGTTGAAGTGACTTAAAATCTTTGTAATCAAAAACGGCTGGATGATCGTTGCGTCTGGCCATAGGTCCTCCTTAAAAGGGAATGTCGCTTAAATCTACCGGTTCGTCGTCGATGTCCTCGATCACAACGTCATCATTGGCGTTTTTAGCGCTGGGCTTAGCCGAGTTGGCTGAACTTGATGCTGCCTTACCGGTAGCTGGCGCGGCCGACTCTCCCGGCCCGCCGACAAAGTTAAAGTCCTCAACCACGACATCGACCTTGGAGCGCTTTTGGCCGTCTTGTTCCCACGTTCGTTGCTGTAATCGGCCTGAAACCAAGAGTGCCCGGCCCTTTTGCATATATTGGTTGATGATTTCAGCCGCTTTACCCCAAGCATTACAGTCAATGTAATCCACCGCTTCCTGTTGCTCGCCATCGGCATTACGCCAAGTTCGGTTTATTGCCAGTGAGAAACTGCATACGTTCTGACCGCTAGGAAGCGCTTTTAACTCTGGGTCGCGGGTTAAATTACCCAGTAATATCACTTTGTTAAATCCTCGCGCCATTTATCTAATCCTCCTTAACCTTAGTGGTTTTTTTAATCGGGGCCTTGGCTTCGTCGTCGGCTGCCTCTTCGGCCTCTTCTTCTACTTTAGGCACCGGGTGGGTCACCAAATATCGCAGCACTTCGTCGGTTATGTTGAGCGCTTTTTCCAGCTTACCGATCGATTCGCCCGGCAGTTCAACCTCGTAGAAAACGTAAACCGCAAAATCTTCACCGGCTATCGGGTAAGCTAACTTTCGCTTGCCCCAGACATCAGTTGTAACGGTCTTGCCTTTGACTTGATCTATCAGGCTTTCGACCTTTTTTAGCGGCTTATCCAGGTCGATTTCCAGATCTGGGTGCAGCAGCAGCACCATTTCATATTGATTCATTTGCATCCTTACTGATTAGTTGGTTTTAGCCCACGCACACTAGCGGTCGCAGACTTAAGGTTTTTATATTGACGTAATAATAGTCCATCTACCCCTGTTTGTCAACAGCAGGCTAGGGTTGATAAACGACCAAACGACTGACCTCAACTTGCCGGCCGAATCCATTTATGGCGATGATTTGTATATTGTTGGTGCCCCGACTGAGGATGACCTCGGTATGAAAAGACCCATCCGGGCTAACTGGTACGTTCAAACCGTTGATATAAACTTGAGCACGCTCTGAAGTTCGGCCCGACACCGCCGCGAGCGGGCTCGATAGTACCTGTTCGTTGACCGGCTGGTCAATCATTAATCCTGGTCGGGCGGTGGCTTCAAACGTGCGCCAGCCAATGAAACCGAACAAGACGATCAACAAAGACGCTATGAGTAAGTTCAAGCTAGTTCGGCTAAGTACGAACAGCCGGCTTTTATTAACCGTTGTACGTTCTTCGTCCGGGACATAGCCTTCAAAATCGGCTGGATTTTGATCCACGACAATCGCGTATTTTCTAACTAGCCGGCGGGACTGAGCGTCAGTAATATTGGATAGATCCCACCGGTCGAGATGTTTGATAACCTCAGGCTTGACATTTAATCGGCTAGCGACGGCTTGACGGCTTAACCCAGCGGCTTGCCGTGCCCGCTGGAGTCGTCGTCCGGGATTAAACCTGCTCTTCGTTATTGGCATCCGGTCCAAACACCTCATCGTGGCCGCTGACTAAGACATCACGGGGTTTATTACCGTGGGCCGGGGCCACGATT is from Candidatus Saccharimonadales bacterium and encodes:
- a CDS encoding GspE/PulE family protein; the protein is MSVLSTENQQQVEEALVSAGLIADEDLASYKDEAAKAKEPLFQLLIKKGVLNDEQLTKTLANVTNVPYVNLSEAAIDPKVLNLVPKDIAERFMAVPLGEMNNRLVVAMLDANNVQAVDFLSNKISRPLKVYLASETGIKGILAQYHVGLDEGISAALGAEEKAADQAEDEHKSDKKKDKDIKTIVQDSPISRALTTILDYAAKSGASDIHIEPMPTDVKIRARIDGVLREIMRLPKSIEPALVSRVKILSSLKIDEHRVPQDGQFDILVAEKEVDLRIAISPVVWGEQVVIRLLDKSGVSLKLEDMGYRGRALRTIREGIKQPNGMVLTSGPTGSGKSTSMYALIQEIISDEINIVTLEDPVEYKMSGVNQIQVNSDVGLTFASGLRAILRQDPDVVLVGEIRDKETAQLAVQAALTGHLVFSTLHTNSASGVLPRLLDMGIEPFLIASTVNTVIGQRLVRRIDEGGKEEYQSNDAETKSIQETLGRLLPKTKEDAAQAAQDLGYDNLPLAGEKAYTLYKGHDSKQNPGGYKGRMGLYEVIDVNEEIENLITKRSTSGEIQKLAQAQGTVTMREDGYLKALQGLTSIAEVNRVAALDSA
- the pilO gene encoding type 4a pilus biogenesis protein PilO, producing the protein MKLAIFSTKRQAIEKAKSTVLTSVVIASIVVSFSIVTVNFLWDLRGYNSRVIKEKNLAKVTLRQNLINADELTAQFSVFEASGVKSSEILDALPSTYDYAALVTSVNSIAKRSGLELTGFAGTDQSNEAPGTAVTPSPFEMAFSISVAGSYDSLKKFVDNLDRSIRPFQVRALSISGTDQAITADIAISTYFQPKADIGTETKVVQ
- the pilM gene encoding type IV pilus assembly protein PilM; the protein is MNLKSLLGFSEFFALDIGTTAVRIVQLRGGGGTKSLVRYGSVPIDAKTAESDSASDQKRLADVIAQAVKQTGVGVKEVVVGIPSNKMFATVVDFPKLAQHELEKTIQYQLETHIPMSISESKVDWAVLGDSPTGQDKVEVLISAVSNSFAEGRLDLLEGIGLNVVALEPDGLALCRSLLPLGSTGAGLIVDIGDRATDLVINYGGNPRLVRSIPTGGSTFVKAAQQNLNVDEKQATQFVYKFGLNQDKLEGQIYRALEGTIDSVVSEVQKSIKYFDARYGGVKLDKIIVSGGAATLPGFPLHLANKVGLQVEIGNAWLNVSYPQSKHNDLIALSNHFSVAVGLAERASI
- a CDS encoding CDC27 family protein → MPRKKKSDKPAAKSAEVQDQGTFGSVGVSQQKLRLVLGAVILVVGAIAGYYWLKNDPPATGPLTAEQINVNDLENTVAHVNEENRENAELALAIAYFNNAQYKEALEIYREKETADPNEPSILKMIALCYINLNDKTNARTYLEKAKSVYGAKVETAEVELIDSQLESL
- the ychF gene encoding redox-regulated ATPase YchF, translating into MSLSIGIVGLPNVGKSTLFNALTKNDILAANYPFATIEPNTGIVPIPDERLVSLAGLYDSAKITPAVIKFVDIAGLVAGASKGEGLGNQFLSHIREVDAILMVIRVFKSADVKHVENSVHPQRDVAIILTELVLADLQTVNKRLPTLDKESQSNTKLKADVELLIRAKELLDADQALNRHPDFVNKAIQSDNFRQLQLLTIKPIIHVFNVDEADLTDMNKQHELNKYIVQDKALYVNADMESELKDLPENEAKELLKSVGVDEPGLDKLAKTAYSTLGLQSFLTAGPKEVRAWTISAGSTAWQAAGVIHGDFQRGFIAADVVDLNDLVAAGTWPQARAHGKVKTEGKTYIMQPNDVVEFKFNV
- a CDS encoding DUF4260 domain-containing protein, which codes for MSRPTVAWLRAEGLIILLASLFVYAELGGHWLWFGALIFSFDASMVGYLKNDRLGALTYNIGHSLILPLILAAASWQLNEDLWLKFSVIWLAHIGLDRSLGYGLKSFDGFKYTHLGTISQSDRSK
- a CDS encoding TlyA family RNA methyltransferase, producing the protein MNKQNRPRQRLDVELVKRKLLMSRSQAESYIKLGRVKVNRRPADKAGQPIKATDKLSVSGEQYVSRAAFKLASAVEKLNVDFKDKIVLDVGSSTGGFTDYALAHGAKLVIAVDVGTNQLHPTLRADKRVELHEKTDIRDFQTDQIINLVLIDVSFISLRQVLPAISKLLVPNSQILAMVKPQFEAGGRYKHKGVIKNDAIRRQILKEFEEWVRNKFSIVGKADSEISGAKGNRERFYLLRSL
- a CDS encoding ArsR family transcriptional regulator, which encodes MNNATIIKVEDIAKGVANAKRVAVLLALARKSPLYIDEIQDNVPMHYKTLNMHLQRLHRSGLIAKEFKGPTIQIYITKRGKQILTFLRNLD
- the efp gene encoding elongation factor P, with translation MKNNKNNWLEPLKKPDIWHSCPLLSDRQLVYGITELKKGIVIDVDGVPYQIVDYAQKVMGRGGSIVNVKIKSLKDGRVLDKTYKGNEKVEAADIVRRKVQFLYADTDTAHFMDANTYEQFEVPIDITRDSLGFLPEGVSVQIQLYDAKVIGLELPVKVPLKIVSAPEVVKGDTQSTVQKEVTLETGHKLQVPMFIKNNETILVDTRDGSYVERAK
- the rpsR gene encoding 30S ribosomal protein S18 yields the protein MARRNDHPAVFDYKDFKSLQRYINQFGQIESRKKTGLNEKQQKQLARAIKKARHLALLPFVVR
- the ssb gene encoding single-stranded DNA-binding protein codes for the protein MARGFNKVILLGNLTRDPELKALPSGQNVCSFSLAINRTWRNADGEQQEAVDYIDCNAWGKAAEIINQYMQKGRALLVSGRLQQRTWEQDGQKRSKVDVVVEDFNFVGGPGESAAPATGKAASSSANSAKPSAKNANDDVVIEDIDDEPVDLSDIPF
- the rpsF gene encoding 30S ribosomal protein S6, giving the protein MQMNQYEMVLLLHPDLEIDLDKPLKKVESLIDQVKGKTVTTDVWGKRKLAYPIAGEDFAVYVFYEVELPGESIGKLEKALNITDEVLRYLVTHPVPKVEEEAEEAADDEAKAPIKKTTKVKED